A single region of the Theileria annulata chromosome 4, complete sequence, *** SEQUENCING IN PROGRESS *** genome encodes:
- a CDS encoding uncharacterized protein (Tap349h10.p1c.C.cand.96 - score = 27.71), whose translation MVLNGKDSNFDEALEKFLENSTMCESNVVKDLKHSLESSPKVSPLYVGINVKHSVDETFDYINLFNKLNNEYLELFLPFLQKSGFHEQLFSVTKNLTSSTSSNGSKQLQNVNSCKTPKDDLTVKVLSVLGDSEEIVLQDHFHITLFFLGVDKKTQEMINEDVEKVSKYLKDRSSDIKQMLNTLTLYELSVCLMYRHLYKMPLPFETSEFPEYSEENAEHGTMRYLVLVPGVVFFAIVELNKPLFSIPPKDFETKVETHKALCSDSSHVPYDLEKLLEQLKETVLIENFHSTHITLGTSKRYKAVISNQICQSLAHFIDSYDPNNVRLHSDLKSNSNTVKSNSCSSLSLTSEDLKKYLKVFNSGPCKYDNLKDVFLSSVAYLMNSFCGSNEDFNEHVVLKEDPKLPDTKHFVRQESKGVYSETRVYVSDDYKWFYFNNLPATHTLHSESSHESYDWFVDVYVVSLDKQVSGNIHFNQK comes from the coding sequence atggtATTAAATGGGAAAGATTCAAATTTTGATGAAGCTCTTGAAAAGTTTTTAGAGAACTCAACGATGTGTGAAAGTAATGTAGTTAAAGATTTAAAGCATTCCTTGGAATCTTCTCCAAAAGTTTCTCCACTTTACGTAGGAATTAATGTAAAACATTCAGTTGACGAAACTtttgattatattaatttatttaataaacttaATAATGAGTATCTGGAACTCTTTCTTCCCTTTCTTCAAAAATCCGGATTCCATGAACAACTTTTCTCAGTTACTAAAAACCTAACATCATCAACCAGTTCAAATGGTTCCAAACAACTTCAAAACGTAAATAGCTGTAAAACTCCCAAAGATGATCTCACTGTTAAAGTTTTAAGTGTATTGGGGGACTCTGAAGAGATAGTTTTGCAGGACCACTTTCACataactttattttttctgGGAGTGGATAAGAAAACACAGGAAATGATAAATGAGGATGTTGAAAAGGTTTCTAAATACCTAAAAGATAGGAGTTCTGACATCAAACAAATGTTAAACACCCTTACATTATACGAACTTTCAGTTTGTTTGATGTATAGACATCTTTACAAGATGCCTCTTCCTTTTGAAACCTCAGAATTTCCTGAGTATAGTGAGGAGAATGCAGAGCATGGAACTATGAGGTATCTAGTTTTAGTTCCAGGAGTTGTCTTTTTTGCAATAGTAGAACTTAACAAACCTCTATTTTCAATTCCCCCAAAAGACTTTGAGACTAAAGTAGAAACCCACAAAGCATTATGTTCAGATTCTTCACATGTTCCATATGACcttgaaaaattattagaacaATTAAAGGAAACAGTtttaattgaaaattttcattCTACACATATTACTCTGGGGACATCAAAGAGGTACAAAGCGGTGATCTCAAATCAAATATGCCAATCACTAGCACACTTTATAGATTCTTATGACCCAAATAACGTCCGTCTGCACTCAGATTTGAAGTCTAACTCCAATACAGTCAAAAGTAATTCTTGTAGTAGCCTTTCCTTAACAAGTGAGGAtcttaaaaaatatttaaaggtGTTTAACAGTGGACCATGTAAATACGATAACTTGAAAGATGTTTTCCTTAGTTCTGTTGCATATCTAATGAATAGCTTTTGTGGGTCAAATGAAGACTTTAACGAACATGTAGTATTGAAAGAGGATCCAAAATTACCCGATACCAAACACTTCGTAAGACAAGAGTCGAAGGGTGTGTATTCTGAAACCCGTGTTTATGTATCAGATGATTACAAATGGTTTTACTTTAACAACCTTCCAGCAACTCACACACTTCATTCAGAATCCAGTCATGAAAGTTATGACTGGTTCGTGGATGTTTATGTGGTTTCACTTGATAAGCAAGTATCTGGAAACATCCACTTTAATCAAAAGTGA